A single window of Paracoccus albus DNA harbors:
- a CDS encoding M23 family metallopeptidase, with protein MSRTVFRAMTAASLAMGLAGCQTFPAVQQDLASIGGARSNASSFPGFGGGRAGGATGGTTAGGGTQVVTDPYAGQGVAQPDIPGGGAQSGQSSGSRQSSSTTTTTAPAQKHRVVAGETGWSISRKYGITPQDLAAANTLDEAMTLRVGQELNIPARTVTRANDASAPGQGTPTPTPPSASQPLPEEETAPSSAPTAKPETPNLGATRTAASGSGRFQMPVAGSIVRPYSKGSNEGIDISTAAGTPVKAAAGGTVAAVTRDTDGVPIVVIRHEGQLMTVYAGMAALSVQKGDQVSAGQQIGTAGNAGSVHFEVRQGYDSVNPEDYL; from the coding sequence ATGAGCAGAACAGTTTTCAGGGCTATGACGGCCGCCTCTCTGGCTATGGGGCTTGCAGGCTGTCAGACCTTTCCGGCAGTGCAGCAGGATCTGGCATCCATCGGCGGTGCCCGGTCGAACGCCAGCAGCTTTCCCGGCTTCGGCGGCGGGCGAGCGGGCGGCGCGACTGGCGGGACAACTGCGGGTGGCGGCACGCAGGTCGTGACGGATCCCTATGCCGGTCAGGGCGTGGCGCAGCCTGATATACCTGGCGGCGGGGCGCAGTCGGGACAAAGCAGCGGTTCGCGACAGAGCTCTTCGACCACAACCACAACCGCGCCTGCCCAGAAACATCGCGTCGTTGCAGGCGAAACGGGCTGGTCGATTTCCCGAAAATACGGGATCACGCCACAGGATCTTGCCGCTGCCAACACGCTGGATGAGGCGATGACGCTGCGCGTCGGGCAAGAGCTGAACATCCCCGCGCGGACGGTGACGCGCGCAAACGATGCTTCTGCGCCGGGGCAAGGTACGCCCACGCCCACACCACCATCCGCGTCGCAGCCGCTTCCGGAAGAAGAAACTGCGCCATCGTCCGCGCCGACAGCCAAGCCCGAGACGCCGAATCTTGGCGCGACGCGAACGGCAGCCTCTGGCTCTGGCCGCTTCCAGATGCCGGTGGCCGGTTCCATCGTCCGCCCCTATAGCAAGGGCAGCAATGAAGGGATCGACATTTCGACTGCAGCCGGGACGCCGGTCAAGGCTGCGGCAGGCGGCACCGTGGCGGCGGTGACTCGCGATACCGATGGCGTTCCCATCGTGGTGATCCGGCACGAAGGTCAGTTGATGACCGTCTATGCAGGCATGGCCGCATTGTCGGTGCAAAAAGGCGACCAGGTTTCGGCGGGTCAACAGATCGGCACAGCGGGCAATGCCGGATCTGTTCACTTTGAGGTCCGTCAGGGCTATGACAGCGTCAATCCCGAAGATTATCTGTAA
- a CDS encoding TolC family outer membrane protein gives MVIDLVGLIRPVLRRSVLAALLVGAALPAMAETLGDTLVAAYRHSALLDQQRAVLRAADEDVATAMASLRPVLEWTLEHQFIESEGFESTSTTASLTASMTLFDFGRSQVTIDGTKEVVLATRYALMGVEQDILLTAVQAFMAVRAATEQVELQQNSVRVLGQELQAAQDRFDVGEITVTDVAQANAQLAASRASLSSAEGDLRVALEDYAAATGAKPQGLSAPPPLPTRPASLEAAQAIAQKNHPAILQASRMVASAELGIAAAAADRKPSISGSISGRANKDGGSQMELGLQMSQTLYSGGRLSAAHRGAMADRDETRATLLNTSRQVNQAVGIAWANIDVAAAQIRAIDEQISAAQQAYDGVREEATLGARTTLDVLDAEQSLLEARADKITAEANLQLAHYQLLSSMGLLTVKDLQLGIPTYDPSAYYNAVRDAPYTSKQGDNLDRVLRALNR, from the coding sequence ATGGTGATCGACCTCGTAGGGCTGATTAGGCCCGTTTTGCGACGCTCTGTGCTTGCGGCGCTTCTCGTTGGCGCGGCGCTTCCCGCAATGGCCGAGACCCTTGGCGACACCTTGGTGGCAGCTTACCGCCATTCTGCTTTGCTCGATCAGCAACGCGCAGTGCTGCGCGCGGCTGACGAGGATGTGGCGACTGCAATGGCGTCGCTGCGTCCGGTTCTGGAATGGACGTTGGAGCATCAGTTCATTGAAAGCGAAGGTTTCGAATCGACTTCGACGACGGCATCGCTGACAGCCTCCATGACACTATTCGATTTCGGCCGTTCGCAGGTGACGATTGATGGCACGAAAGAGGTGGTTCTTGCGACGCGATACGCGTTGATGGGCGTCGAACAGGACATCCTGCTGACAGCCGTGCAGGCCTTTATGGCGGTCCGGGCAGCGACCGAGCAGGTTGAACTTCAGCAGAACTCGGTGCGCGTTCTGGGGCAGGAATTGCAGGCCGCCCAAGATCGGTTTGATGTCGGTGAGATTACGGTGACCGACGTGGCTCAGGCCAATGCCCAGCTTGCAGCATCGCGTGCTTCCCTGTCGTCGGCTGAGGGCGATCTGCGTGTCGCACTTGAAGATTACGCGGCAGCTACAGGTGCGAAGCCTCAAGGGCTGAGTGCGCCACCCCCTTTGCCGACACGACCCGCTTCGCTTGAGGCGGCGCAGGCTATCGCACAGAAGAACCATCCGGCCATCTTGCAGGCAAGCCGTATGGTTGCGTCTGCCGAGCTGGGAATTGCCGCTGCTGCAGCAGATCGGAAACCGTCAATCTCGGGTTCCATTTCAGGTCGGGCCAATAAGGATGGCGGCTCACAAATGGAGCTTGGCCTGCAAATGTCACAAACGCTATATTCGGGCGGGAGGTTGTCAGCCGCGCACCGCGGCGCCATGGCTGACCGCGACGAAACGCGCGCTACATTGCTGAACACCTCTCGACAGGTGAATCAGGCAGTCGGTATCGCGTGGGCGAATATTGACGTGGCCGCTGCGCAAATTCGTGCAATTGACGAGCAGATATCTGCGGCCCAGCAGGCCTATGACGGCGTGCGGGAAGAGGCGACGCTGGGTGCGCGTACTACCCTGGATGTGCTTGACGCAGAGCAATCCTTGCTGGAGGCGCGGGCCGACAAGATTACTGCTGAGGCCAATCTGCAGTTAGCACATTATCAATTATTGTCCTCTATGGGTTTGTTGACAGTGAAAGATCTGCAACTGGGGATTCCCACCTATGACCCATCTGCCTACTACAATGCGGTGCGCGACGCGCCCTATACCAGCAAACAGGGCGACAACCTGGACCGCGTTCTGCGCGCGCTCAACAGGTAA
- a CDS encoding protein-L-isoaspartate O-methyltransferase family protein: MVDFTHARTMMVDTQVRPNDVTKYPIIAAMLDVPREAFVPETRKSVAYMGENVQLSEERWMLEPRSFAKLLEELNIQPNELVLNIGAGLGYDAAVMAHLAQAVVALESDEALASRAEAALAEQGVDNVVVVTGDLSEGFAKQAPYDVILISGAIETLPDGIADQLKDGGRVGAIFDEGRLGVARIGHKIDGTVNWRYAFNGSVPVLPAFRKSEAFHF; encoded by the coding sequence ATGGTCGATTTTACGCACGCCCGCACCATGATGGTGGATACGCAGGTTCGGCCCAACGACGTTACGAAATATCCGATTATTGCAGCGATGCTTGACGTGCCGCGCGAGGCTTTCGTGCCGGAAACGCGAAAATCAGTCGCCTATATGGGCGAAAATGTGCAGCTTTCGGAAGAGCGTTGGATGCTGGAACCCCGCAGCTTCGCCAAGCTGTTGGAGGAGTTGAATATCCAGCCGAATGAGCTGGTCCTGAATATCGGTGCCGGTCTTGGTTATGACGCCGCTGTGATGGCCCACCTGGCTCAGGCGGTCGTTGCACTCGAATCCGATGAGGCACTGGCTTCCCGTGCCGAGGCTGCTTTGGCCGAACAGGGCGTGGACAACGTTGTGGTTGTAACGGGTGATCTTTCAGAAGGGTTTGCCAAGCAGGCACCATATGACGTGATCCTGATCTCTGGCGCGATTGAAACCTTGCCGGACGGCATTGCCGATCAGCTGAAGGATGGCGGTCGTGTCGGTGCGATCTTCGATGAGGGGCGCCTTGGCGTGGCCCGGATCGGACATAAGATTGATGGCACTGTTAATTGGCGCTATGCGTTCAATGGCTCGGTTCCGGTATTACCGGCATTTCGCAAGTCCGAAGCATTTCATTTTTGA
- a CDS encoding 3-deoxy-D-manno-octulosonic acid transferase, with amino-acid sequence MLYRGASWLAGAMLGPIASGDLAQRMMRDEDQHGDVCDIWIHGASVGEVVSAQPVIEKIARHASVIVTTNTTTGRGVVREWGLPARLAPLDTPQSLGRFLHRYQPRVAVTLENELWPNRSKMLARAGVQQFVIGARMSERSARRWAKLPWLIGPILDRISGLSAQNQGSEERLTELGLPSAAVLPRMQLKLLGPARTRPGIPPETRSRTILAASTHEGEDELILDAFMSARRLVPGLRLIIAPRHPQRGDDIAEMFAARGLFVARRSEGADEQAPLLLADTLGEMGRWYDAAAICITGGSLVPKGGHTPWEPAAHECAILHGPHVSNFAEDYALLHAAQGAETLSTDAGATLAGLAGTAGDAARMGIRARALLLKRAGDAAPLVRIILRAAGIAPGSGNTDI; translated from the coding sequence TTGCTGTATCGCGGCGCATCCTGGTTGGCTGGCGCAATGCTCGGGCCGATTGCCTCGGGCGATCTGGCCCAGCGGATGATGCGTGACGAAGATCAGCACGGCGATGTCTGCGACATCTGGATTCATGGGGCCAGCGTGGGCGAAGTTGTGTCTGCGCAGCCAGTCATCGAAAAAATCGCACGGCACGCGAGCGTGATCGTCACCACGAACACGACAACCGGGCGCGGCGTTGTCCGGGAATGGGGCCTGCCGGCACGGCTCGCGCCGCTGGATACGCCGCAATCGCTTGGCCGTTTCCTGCACAGATACCAGCCGCGCGTCGCGGTCACACTGGAAAATGAACTGTGGCCGAACCGCTCGAAGATGCTTGCCCGTGCCGGCGTTCAGCAATTCGTGATCGGCGCGCGAATGTCGGAACGCTCTGCGCGCAGATGGGCAAAGCTGCCTTGGCTGATCGGCCCGATCCTCGACCGGATCAGCGGACTGTCTGCGCAGAATCAAGGTAGCGAAGAGCGGCTGACAGAGCTTGGCCTGCCTTCCGCTGCAGTGCTTCCACGGATGCAGCTCAAGCTGCTTGGCCCCGCACGGACGCGCCCCGGCATCCCGCCGGAAACGCGATCACGCACAATCCTTGCTGCCTCTACGCATGAGGGAGAGGACGAACTGATCCTTGACGCCTTCATGAGCGCGCGCCGCTTGGTGCCCGGCCTTCGTCTGATCATCGCGCCCCGCCATCCGCAGCGTGGCGACGATATTGCGGAAATGTTTGCCGCGCGCGGGTTATTCGTCGCCCGTCGCTCTGAAGGCGCGGATGAGCAGGCGCCGCTTTTGCTTGCCGACACATTGGGAGAGATGGGCCGCTGGTACGATGCCGCCGCCATCTGCATTACCGGCGGCTCACTGGTGCCAAAGGGCGGCCATACGCCCTGGGAACCGGCTGCTCATGAATGCGCGATCCTGCACGGGCCGCATGTGTCAAATTTTGCCGAGGATTATGCGCTTCTGCACGCCGCGCAAGGTGCCGAAACGCTGTCCACCGATGCCGGTGCGACGCTTGCCGGGCTGGCCGGAACAGCGGGCGATGCGGCCCGGATGGGCATCCGCGCCCGCGCATTGCTGCTGAAACGTGCAGGTGATGCCGCGCCGCTGGTTCGGATTATCCTGCGGGCAGCAGGGATTGCGCCAGGCAGCGGCAATACCGATATATAA
- a CDS encoding DUF1178 family protein, with product MIRYDLNCKDGHRFDGWFASSDAFEAQRDAGQVQCAICGKSDVDRAVMSPRVPAKTNSLKEKDKTPLEQLRDHVESNSDYVGLRFADEARAMHEGRSDHRAIHGEAKAEEAKALIEEGVPIAPLPFIPRRKTN from the coding sequence TTGATACGCTATGATCTCAACTGCAAGGACGGACACCGTTTCGACGGCTGGTTTGCGTCGTCCGATGCGTTCGAGGCGCAACGCGATGCCGGTCAGGTGCAATGTGCGATCTGCGGCAAATCCGATGTTGATCGTGCCGTGATGAGTCCGCGTGTTCCCGCAAAGACCAACAGCCTGAAAGAAAAAGATAAAACGCCACTGGAACAGTTGCGCGACCATGTGGAGTCGAATTCGGATTATGTCGGACTTCGCTTCGCGGATGAGGCACGCGCCATGCATGAGGGCCGCAGCGACCATCGCGCCATCCACGGCGAGGCGAAAGCCGAGGAAGCCAAAGCCTTGATTGAGGAGGGCGTGCCCATTGCACCGCTGCCCTTCATACCAAGGCGAAAGACGAATTAA
- a CDS encoding fumarylacetoacetate hydrolase family protein: MTQNLFPSPPWPSLPVQGEQGLYPVHRIFCVGKNYAAHAAEMGGEVDREQPMFFTKSALAFLPTGMESNYPPGTEDYHYEVEFCVAVGKPLFKASPEEAADAVFGYAVGLDMTRRDIQNRAKDKRQPWDMAKDVEESAIIGPITTVAEFGPVADQRIRLRLGGDLRQDGPLSDMVWTVPELLSRLSHLYHLAPGDILMTGTPSGVGPVKPGDHLVGDVEGLAPVSVTFTDPD, from the coding sequence ATGACACAAAATCTTTTTCCTTCCCCGCCCTGGCCAAGTTTGCCCGTACAGGGCGAGCAGGGCCTTTATCCCGTCCACCGCATTTTCTGCGTGGGCAAGAACTATGCCGCCCATGCTGCCGAAATGGGCGGAGAGGTCGATCGCGAACAGCCGATGTTCTTTACGAAATCGGCTCTGGCTTTCCTGCCCACCGGGATGGAAAGCAACTATCCGCCCGGAACCGAAGATTACCATTACGAGGTGGAATTCTGTGTGGCCGTGGGCAAGCCGCTGTTCAAGGCCAGCCCTGAAGAGGCGGCGGATGCGGTCTTTGGCTATGCGGTCGGGCTGGACATGACCCGTCGCGATATTCAGAACCGCGCTAAAGACAAGCGTCAGCCGTGGGATATGGCCAAGGATGTCGAGGAATCGGCGATCATCGGGCCGATCACTACGGTCGCGGAATTCGGGCCAGTCGCAGATCAGCGTATTCGCCTGCGTCTGGGCGGTGACTTGCGGCAGGACGGACCGCTTTCCGATATGGTCTGGACAGTGCCGGAATTGCTATCACGGCTTTCGCATCTTTATCACCTTGCGCCGGGTGATATCCTGATGACGGGTACGCCGTCGGGCGTTGGTCCCGTCAAGCCGGGTGATCATCTTGTCGGCGATGTGGAAGGGCTGGCGCCGGTTTCGGTGACATTTACTGACCCGGACTGA